One window of the Gammaproteobacteria bacterium genome contains the following:
- a CDS encoding ABC transporter permease subunit, whose amino-acid sequence MTVAADRLFVTVGRRMDRHRWIAPALLIFIAVTILARARYPWLVDYPTEWMPPIAAWLNVAIDRVIAPSQPFFRASAGALHVPMHYLQAGLQWLPWPAAVVIIGALALRAGGWRLLMFAMAVSAYLLASGYWRQSMNTLTLVLLAVPISVALGFAAGVAAQRLARLRSAIEAVLDVMQTMPSFAYLIPLLLLFGFGPVVGLIASALYAIPPMVRNTLLGLQEVPISIREAGSMAGASSWQKFFYVELPTAMPQILVGINQTTMAIFSMVIIAAIIGGFDDIGWEVLSAMRKAEFGQSVLSGSVIALLAMLIDRITSGFAEQRKSQARRSTPRRGRWVYLAAALLATALCALPHSFSAPPEAIALDPGGLNDALMAFVAHHAGLFEQIKNGFMYGGLLPLRIGLVGVATSQAWGFALTPTMTTGYVLAISGIAGVLYARGGRWAPSMVIIAAVIFYFGLADLPWPAFIAMVGTLAWRAAGRRVAAFAVASLVFILVCGLWQPFVHSMYLCALAVLLCVIVGGLLGASAARYKIVSATLRPINDALQTMPQFVFLIPALMLFKVGEFTALIAIMLYAIVPPIRYVEHGLRAVPPTLIEAGRQMGCTPRQLLYHVKLPLALPSILLGMNQTIMAALSMLAVAALVGTTDLGQRVYVALGKADAGLGLTAGLSIALVAMVSDRIVQGWCRRRGNVGVADDEM is encoded by the coding sequence GTGACCGTGGCGGCGGATCGGCTCTTCGTTACCGTAGGGCGTCGCATGGATCGGCATCGATGGATCGCGCCTGCGCTTCTGATCTTCATTGCCGTCACGATTCTGGCGCGCGCGCGTTATCCGTGGCTCGTGGACTATCCGACGGAGTGGATGCCGCCGATCGCCGCGTGGCTCAACGTGGCGATCGATCGCGTGATCGCGCCGTCGCAGCCGTTCTTTCGCGCGTCGGCCGGGGCGTTGCATGTGCCGATGCACTATCTGCAGGCCGGATTACAATGGCTGCCGTGGCCGGCGGCGGTCGTGATCATCGGGGCACTCGCGTTACGCGCCGGTGGATGGCGGTTGTTGATGTTTGCGATGGCGGTATCGGCGTATCTCCTCGCGAGCGGCTATTGGCGTCAAAGCATGAACACATTGACGCTGGTACTGCTCGCGGTGCCGATCTCGGTCGCGCTCGGCTTCGCCGCCGGTGTCGCGGCGCAGCGACTCGCCCGCCTGCGTTCGGCGATCGAAGCCGTGCTCGACGTTATGCAGACGATGCCCTCGTTCGCTTATCTGATCCCGTTGTTGCTGTTGTTCGGCTTCGGCCCAGTGGTCGGTCTCATCGCCAGCGCGCTGTACGCGATCCCGCCGATGGTGCGCAACACGCTGCTTGGATTGCAAGAAGTGCCGATATCGATAAGAGAAGCCGGCAGCATGGCGGGCGCCAGCTCCTGGCAAAAATTTTTCTACGTCGAGCTGCCGACCGCGATGCCACAGATTCTAGTCGGGATCAATCAGACAACCATGGCGATCTTTAGCATGGTGATCATCGCCGCCATCATCGGCGGCTTCGATGACATCGGCTGGGAAGTGTTGAGCGCCATGCGCAAAGCCGAGTTCGGCCAGAGCGTGCTCTCGGGATCGGTCATCGCGTTGTTGGCGATGTTGATCGATCGCATCACGAGCGGCTTCGCCGAGCAACGCAAATCGCAGGCGCGCCGGTCAACGCCGCGCCGCGGGCGCTGGGTGTACTTGGCGGCGGCGCTCCTCGCCACCGCGCTCTGTGCCCTGCCTCACTCTTTCTCGGCACCACCCGAGGCCATCGCGCTCGACCCGGGGGGATTAAACGACGCTCTGATGGCGTTCGTCGCGCATCACGCCGGGTTGTTCGAACAGATAAAAAACGGCTTTATGTACGGCGGTCTGCTGCCCCTGCGTATCGGTTTGGTCGGCGTGGCAACATCGCAGGCGTGGGGGTTCGCACTGACGCCGACGATGACGACCGGCTATGTGCTGGCGATATCGGGTATCGCCGGCGTTTTATACGCGCGCGGCGGTCGCTGGGCGCCGTCCATGGTGATTATCGCCGCGGTGATTTTCTATTTCGGTCTCGCCGATCTACCGTGGCCGGCCTTCATCGCCATGGTCGGCACGCTCGCGTGGCGCGCGGCCGGCCGCAGGGTCGCGGCGTTCGCGGTGGCGAGCCTAGTCTTCATTCTGGTCTGCGGATTGTGGCAACCGTTCGTGCATTCGATGTATCTGTGCGCGCTCGCGGTGTTGCTGTGCGTGATCGTAGGCGGGTTGCTCGGCGCCTCGGCGGCGCGGTACAAAATCGTTTCGGCGACACTTCGACCGATTAACGATGCGTTGCAGACGATGCCACAGTTCGTGTTTCTCATTCCGGCGCTGATGTTGTTCAAGGTCGGCGAATTCACCGCGCTCATCGCGATCATGTTGTACGCGATCGTGCCGCCGATCCGCTACGTCGAGCACGGTCTGCGTGCGGTGCCGCCGACGCTCATCGAAGCCGGTCGGCAAATGGGATGCACACCACGACAGCTGCTCTACCACGTGAAGCTCCCGTTGGCGTTGCCATCGATCCTGCTCGGCATGAATCAAACGATTATGGCGGCGCTGTCGATGCTGGCGGTCGCGGCGCTGGTTGGCACCACCGATCTAGGTCAGCGCGTGTACGTAGCGCTCGGCAAGGCCGATGCCGGGCTCGGTCTCACCGCGGGGTTATCCATCGCGCTGGTGGCCATGGTGTCGGATCGTATCGTGCAGGGGTGGTGTCGGCGTCGAGGTAATGTCGGCGTTGCCGATGACGAAATGTAG